From the Chloroflexus aurantiacus J-10-fl genome, one window contains:
- a CDS encoding tetratricopeptide repeat protein, producing the protein MGDLTPDDLEQWLTRGALAARRGDFVMARRIFRALSRRAPAERRVWIGLARVAESAAEREEALRRAGVANAVLQPLPPDLHQRAGAALHPTQQSLPVASSLNIDAIPPSPSVSDTAVMQPQQVVSPQTLPQPQAVTPVTDQQTRWRGWWLLVVLLVLGGWLIVMLAGQLFEAAPSVATPPTQSAIGPLPSPLSVQTIAVTVPVPTPSPPPPTPLPLPSPSPVPDTNPFGQFVAYDGWQISLLRPDDVVVVDGALGLLQSDGRLLIALIAVSNEASRERTLPSGLFTIEDDTGQRYYPLPGASLRYLDQFGRGLYGDLALEDQFTAQSGLRSVPLVFELPRQRTPVRLWVGDKGWQLR; encoded by the coding sequence GTGGGGGATTTGACTCCTGACGATCTTGAGCAATGGCTGACCCGCGGCGCGTTAGCAGCGCGCCGCGGTGATTTTGTGATGGCCCGGCGTATCTTTCGGGCTTTGAGTCGCCGGGCGCCTGCTGAGCGGCGGGTGTGGATTGGGCTGGCACGGGTGGCCGAGAGTGCTGCCGAGCGGGAAGAGGCTTTGCGTCGTGCTGGAGTTGCTAATGCTGTGCTCCAACCCCTGCCCCCCGACCTGCACCAGCGCGCTGGTGCAGCGTTGCATCCCACTCAACAGTCTTTACCTGTAGCGTCATCGCTGAATATTGACGCAATTCCACCCTCTCCTTCGGTGTCGGATACTGCTGTGATGCAACCGCAGCAAGTTGTCTCGCCGCAGACTCTTCCTCAACCACAAGCTGTCACGCCGGTTACAGACCAGCAGACCCGCTGGCGCGGCTGGTGGTTGCTGGTCGTCCTGCTGGTGTTGGGTGGATGGTTGATAGTCATGCTTGCCGGGCAACTGTTCGAGGCAGCGCCATCCGTTGCTACACCGCCGACGCAGTCGGCCATTGGCCCCCTACCATCACCATTGTCGGTGCAGACGATAGCAGTTACGGTACCGGTGCCGACACCATCACCGCCACCGCCGACACCACTGCCGCTACCTTCCCCTTCGCCGGTGCCGGATACCAATCCCTTCGGTCAGTTTGTGGCCTACGATGGCTGGCAGATCAGTCTGTTGCGACCGGATGATGTAGTGGTGGTCGATGGTGCGTTGGGCTTGCTCCAATCCGATGGTCGGTTGTTAATTGCCTTGATCGCAGTGAGTAATGAAGCGTCGCGTGAGCGCACGCTGCCGTCCGGTCTGTTTACCATCGAAGACGATACAGGTCAACGCTACTATCCTCTGCCAGGTGCTTCGCTGCGCTACCTTGATCAGTTTGGCCGCGGTCTGTACGGTGACCTGGCCCTGGAAGACCAGTTCACGGCCCAAAGTGGCTTGCGGAGTGTCCCTCTCGTGTTTGAATTGCCGCGCCAGCGGACACCGGTGCGGTTGTGGGTGGGAGACAAGGGCTGGCAGTTGCGGTGA
- a CDS encoding tetratricopeptide repeat protein, translating to MADPDSILQLGIEAARKGEKDEARRLFRLLTREHPENIQGWLWLAGVAADREERQAALEQVLRLDPQNEMAKKGLQALGVTPKAAPPPAPPSPPPSPAPAPVSTMPDIDEDDPFAQLDALSEVMATDAGPVRRDPATPRPETTSESESPASTSAPPPRPSRAAEPPRTSRPSTSWARGSSSSKPAKPARSGGLFGGLFRRSGPPPQRGDDMDEETVPAKRGLTPLTLVLLAVLLISCIGLGFIFLSQRNQVATPSPAQATSQAATSIAATTEASLAPTTPTEPQPEPTTAPTEEPTPEPTPEPTLEPIPPTPDPALANPTLVSPGTELTSNGWAYDFNQPTYAAPIIGPLNGITPNNGRFVVVLVFVRNTTGQDQPVPLDFFVLKDAQGRVWTPRLDASDAYLIRGINADLSHSEPVPADGFVRSVAILFDVAPDATDLVFFARSNPDQGWLVLPRV from the coding sequence ATGGCGGATCCCGACAGCATCTTGCAACTTGGTATTGAGGCGGCGCGGAAAGGGGAGAAAGACGAAGCGCGTAGGCTCTTCCGCCTGTTGACCCGTGAACATCCAGAGAATATTCAAGGATGGCTCTGGCTTGCCGGTGTGGCAGCGGATCGCGAAGAGCGGCAAGCTGCACTCGAACAGGTGTTACGCCTCGATCCGCAAAATGAGATGGCTAAAAAGGGATTGCAGGCTCTGGGTGTGACACCAAAAGCAGCTCCGCCGCCGGCACCGCCATCACCACCACCATCCCCGGCACCAGCTCCCGTATCAACGATGCCCGATATTGACGAAGACGATCCGTTCGCCCAGCTTGATGCGCTGTCTGAGGTGATGGCGACCGATGCCGGCCCGGTGCGACGCGATCCGGCAACACCACGACCGGAGACGACAAGTGAGAGTGAGTCGCCTGCATCGACCTCTGCACCGCCGCCCCGTCCGTCACGTGCTGCTGAACCACCACGAACAAGTCGTCCCAGCACCAGTTGGGCACGGGGCAGTAGCAGTAGCAAGCCGGCGAAACCGGCCCGTAGCGGAGGCTTGTTTGGTGGCCTTTTCCGTCGCTCAGGGCCACCACCGCAGAGGGGAGATGATATGGACGAAGAGACGGTGCCGGCAAAGCGTGGCCTGACCCCATTGACGTTGGTGCTCCTGGCAGTGCTGCTGATCAGTTGTATCGGTCTTGGCTTCATCTTTTTGTCGCAGCGCAATCAGGTGGCGACACCTTCTCCAGCTCAGGCTACATCACAGGCGGCGACCAGTATTGCGGCCACAACCGAGGCATCGCTGGCACCGACAACACCGACCGAACCCCAGCCTGAACCAACTACGGCACCGACTGAGGAACCGACACCGGAACCAACACCGGAGCCGACACTAGAGCCGATTCCACCAACGCCCGATCCGGCGCTGGCGAACCCGACACTGGTGAGTCCTGGTACGGAGCTGACCAGTAATGGATGGGCTTACGATTTCAATCAGCCAACCTATGCAGCACCGATTATTGGTCCACTCAATGGGATTACTCCCAACAACGGTCGCTTCGTGGTTGTGCTGGTGTTTGTCCGTAACACGACCGGTCAGGATCAGCCGGTACCGCTGGACTTCTTCGTCCTGAAGGATGCCCAGGGTCGGGTGTGGACACCGCGCCTCGATGCGTCTGATGCGTACCTTATCCGGGGGATCAATGCCGACTTGAGCCATAGCGAGCCGGTGCCTGCTGACGGTTTTGTGCGCAGTGTGGCAATTCTGTTTGATGTCGCCCCCGATGCGACTGATCTGGTCTTCTTTGCGCGCAGCAATCCCGATCAAGGCTGGCTGGTCTTACCTCGCGTGTAG
- the bchN gene encoding ferredoxin:protochlorophyllide reductase (ATP-dependent) subunit N: MQSKATPIREDGIYHSFCGLVSVGWLYQKIKDSFFLILGTHTCAHLLQNTLGVMIFARPRFAVSLLEESDLSSSQPDISAQIEEIKREHHPSVIFLLSSCTPEVMKVEFEGLAASVSTPEVPVLFVPASGLDYTFSQSEDSVLQALIPFCPPAPPDDKRVVFLGSVNDAIADDFSLEAARLGIPVAGFLPASHFTELPPIGPGTVIAPLQPYLHKTATQLRNERGCTVLSSLFPFGPDGTRRFWEDLAAQFGMQVDLSEREAAAWERIKHHTDLLRGKKIFFASDTLMELPLARFLKACGAEVVECSTPYINRRFHAAELAALDGVRLVEQANFHRQLRTITETKPDLIISNIITTNPLVGQGTVAKWGTEYCFLPIHGWAGVNNLVTSFTRALQRHARLDPLGSDPIWLTGMMPGSSGGVISLQS; the protein is encoded by the coding sequence ATGCAGTCAAAAGCGACTCCCATCCGTGAGGATGGTATTTACCACTCGTTCTGCGGCCTGGTCAGTGTCGGCTGGCTCTATCAGAAGATCAAAGACAGCTTCTTCCTCATCCTCGGCACCCATACCTGCGCTCATCTGCTGCAAAATACGCTCGGCGTGATGATCTTCGCCCGACCACGTTTTGCGGTCTCACTGCTCGAAGAGTCTGACCTGAGTTCATCACAACCCGACATCTCGGCCCAGATCGAGGAGATCAAGCGCGAGCACCATCCCTCCGTGATCTTTCTGCTCTCGTCGTGTACGCCTGAAGTGATGAAGGTTGAGTTTGAAGGACTGGCAGCTTCGGTCAGCACACCGGAAGTGCCGGTGCTGTTTGTGCCGGCCTCTGGCCTCGATTATACGTTTTCGCAGAGCGAGGATTCGGTGTTGCAGGCGCTGATCCCCTTCTGCCCACCGGCACCACCGGACGATAAGCGGGTGGTTTTCCTTGGCTCGGTCAATGATGCGATTGCCGATGACTTTTCGCTCGAAGCGGCACGCCTGGGCATTCCGGTCGCCGGTTTCTTGCCCGCCAGCCATTTCACCGAGTTGCCACCAATTGGACCGGGGACTGTCATTGCCCCGCTCCAACCCTATCTGCACAAGACCGCGACCCAATTGCGCAATGAACGTGGCTGCACGGTGCTCTCTTCGTTGTTCCCCTTCGGCCCTGATGGAACCCGTCGCTTCTGGGAAGATTTGGCAGCTCAGTTTGGGATGCAGGTCGATCTGAGTGAGCGCGAGGCGGCAGCCTGGGAGCGGATTAAACATCATACCGATCTGCTGCGCGGTAAGAAGATTTTCTTCGCCAGTGATACGCTGATGGAATTGCCACTGGCTCGTTTTCTCAAGGCGTGTGGAGCCGAAGTTGTCGAGTGCTCTACCCCCTACATCAATCGCCGCTTCCACGCCGCCGAGCTGGCGGCACTCGATGGAGTCCGTCTCGTCGAACAGGCCAATTTCCATCGCCAGTTGCGCACAATTACCGAGACAAAGCCCGATCTGATTATTTCCAACATCATCACCACCAATCCGCTGGTCGGTCAGGGAACGGTTGCCAAGTGGGGTACTGAATATTGTTTTCTCCCCATTCACGGCTGGGCCGGCGTCAATAATCTGGTGACATCCTTTACCCGCGCTCTGCAACGCCATGCCCGTCTCGATCCACTCGGCTCCGATCCGATCTGGCTGACCGGTATGATGCCCGGTTCGTCCGGTGGTGTTATCTCTTTGCAATCCTAG
- the cobU gene encoding bifunctional adenosylcobinamide kinase/adenosylcobinamide-phosphate guanylyltransferase has translation MSQIVLFTGGARSGKSRCAEHYAARLSEQIVYIATATAGDDEMRERIAHHRARRPDTWHTIEAPTGVASVLTDLPPGTVVLLDCLALLVSNLLLAHEAAPEPAIDDEITAMLATIASRNLTFVAVTNEVGMGIVPAYPLGRHYRDLLGRVNQQIAAAAAEVYLVVCGIPVELRSLEAAWMRTNR, from the coding sequence ATGAGTCAGATTGTTCTTTTCACCGGCGGCGCCCGCAGTGGCAAGAGTCGCTGTGCCGAACACTATGCGGCCCGGCTGAGCGAACAGATCGTCTACATCGCCACTGCCACTGCCGGCGACGATGAAATGCGCGAACGGATTGCCCACCACCGTGCCCGTCGCCCGGATACCTGGCACACCATCGAAGCCCCGACCGGCGTGGCCAGTGTGCTTACCGATCTCCCGCCCGGCACAGTCGTCTTACTCGACTGCCTGGCGCTGCTGGTGAGTAACCTCTTGCTGGCCCACGAAGCGGCACCGGAACCGGCGATTGATGACGAAATCACCGCGATGCTGGCCACCATTGCCAGCCGCAACCTCACCTTTGTTGCGGTCACGAACGAGGTCGGGATGGGGATTGTGCCGGCGTACCCGCTTGGCCGGCATTATCGCGATCTCCTGGGTCGGGTCAATCAGCAGATCGCCGCCGCCGCCGCCGAAGTCTATCTGGTGGTATGCGGCATACCAGTCGAATTACGCTCTCTGGAGGCAGCATGGATGCGTACAAACCGGTAG
- a CDS encoding cobyric acid synthase: MQAPVLMVVGTASSVGKSTLVTALCRLAYRRGLRVAPFKAQNMSNNAAVTADGKEIARSTAVQAAAAGIAPTVAMNPILIKPEGQRRSQIIVEGRPWQSLTATDFWQRKAQLWSVVTRNLDHLRATYDLVIAEGAGSPVELNLKPGDIVNMRVARYAQAQTILVGDIDRGGIFAQLLGTLMLLEPEERQLITGCIVNRFRGDPSLFADGVTILEERSGLPVLGVIPWLDDLGLPEEDAVALEQPPVAPAHGLIIAVIRLPTIANFDDFDPLAREPGVVVRYIDHPLELTGAAAVILPGVKHTLAARHWLHERGFDNALREFTGAIVGICGGYQLLGERISDPLAVEGSGGEAAGLGLLPIETIFTTAKQTTQTIACAQVPWAGNEPLQGYEIHMGQSYRRGEAPAFLRIIQRGNTPTSADDGCISSDGRVWGCYLHGIFANDTFRRGWLRRLGWQPPTTPVARADPFDRLADHVAAALGPAVLDRLMRR, from the coding sequence ATGCAAGCGCCTGTACTCATGGTCGTCGGAACTGCATCATCAGTTGGCAAGAGCACCCTGGTCACCGCCCTCTGCCGGTTGGCCTATCGGCGCGGACTTCGAGTAGCACCGTTCAAAGCCCAAAACATGAGCAACAACGCTGCCGTCACCGCCGACGGCAAAGAGATCGCCCGCAGCACGGCTGTCCAGGCCGCTGCTGCCGGCATCGCGCCGACAGTGGCGATGAATCCCATTCTCATCAAGCCCGAAGGCCAGCGGCGCAGCCAGATCATCGTCGAAGGCCGGCCCTGGCAAAGCCTGACAGCGACCGATTTCTGGCAACGCAAAGCCCAGCTCTGGTCGGTCGTAACCCGCAACCTGGACCATCTGCGGGCAACGTATGATCTGGTCATCGCCGAGGGTGCCGGTAGTCCGGTTGAACTCAACCTGAAACCGGGCGACATTGTCAATATGCGCGTTGCGCGCTATGCACAGGCTCAAACCATCCTGGTCGGCGACATTGATCGCGGCGGTATCTTTGCCCAATTACTGGGCACGCTTATGCTGCTCGAACCCGAAGAACGGCAGCTCATCACCGGTTGTATCGTGAACCGGTTTCGCGGCGATCCCTCCCTCTTCGCCGACGGCGTAACCATCCTGGAAGAGCGCAGCGGATTGCCGGTGCTGGGAGTCATACCGTGGCTGGACGACCTGGGGCTACCCGAAGAGGATGCGGTTGCACTGGAGCAACCGCCGGTCGCGCCTGCCCACGGCCTGATCATCGCCGTGATTCGTCTACCCACCATTGCCAACTTCGACGACTTCGATCCGCTGGCCCGCGAGCCGGGTGTCGTCGTGCGCTACATCGATCACCCGCTTGAACTCACCGGTGCCGCTGCCGTTATCCTGCCCGGCGTCAAACACACCCTCGCCGCCCGGCACTGGCTCCACGAACGCGGATTTGACAACGCACTCCGGGAATTCACCGGCGCCATTGTTGGTATTTGTGGCGGTTATCAACTGTTGGGTGAACGGATCAGCGATCCACTGGCGGTTGAAGGGAGTGGCGGTGAGGCCGCCGGTCTGGGCTTACTGCCCATCGAAACCATCTTCACCACTGCCAAACAAACAACCCAGACCATTGCCTGCGCTCAGGTTCCCTGGGCCGGCAATGAGCCACTGCAAGGCTATGAAATCCATATGGGGCAAAGTTACCGACGCGGCGAAGCGCCGGCATTCCTGCGCATCATCCAGCGCGGCAACACTCCCACGAGCGCCGACGATGGTTGCATCAGCTCTGATGGCCGGGTCTGGGGATGTTACCTGCACGGCATTTTCGCCAATGACACATTCCGGCGGGGCTGGCTTCGCCGGTTAGGCTGGCAACCACCCACCACACCCGTGGCAAGAGCCGATCCCTTTGACCGGTTAGCCGATCATGTTGCCGCTGCGTTGGGGCCGGCAGTACTAGACCGTTTGATGAGAAGATAG
- a CDS encoding pyridoxal phosphate-dependent aminotransferase, whose translation MDAYKPVVHGALDEAELARLGLRADHLIDFSSNINPFGPPESVLQALRTLNPAPYPDRSCLHLRRHLAAIHHCQPEAVLVGNGANELIHLVARALGEPGATALVVAPTYGEYAYASHLAGMRVIEIRSTVGNGFQPDLAELLLTIERLRPRLIWLCSPNNPTGVNLSVTTITELAHTCALHQGWLILDRAYLALGRDETGHDPLDHNSPSRLIRIYSLTKSYAVAGLRIGYMIADPDVIAATARFQPAWSVSSAAQAAAAAMLHDTGFLATTLPALWDASSELAQNLRQIGLTVWRAHLPFMLVHCDNAALTRQQLLVRGCVVRDCTSFGLPEWVRVAPRRPSENARLLAAWRDVHARTQV comes from the coding sequence ATGGATGCGTACAAACCGGTAGTGCACGGTGCGCTCGACGAGGCTGAACTGGCCCGGCTTGGCCTGCGCGCCGACCATCTGATCGACTTCAGCAGCAACATCAACCCCTTCGGGCCACCAGAATCGGTTCTACAGGCGCTGCGTACCCTCAATCCAGCCCCCTACCCTGATCGCAGTTGTCTGCACCTGCGCAGGCATCTGGCAGCCATCCATCACTGTCAGCCGGAGGCCGTTCTGGTGGGAAACGGGGCGAATGAGCTGATCCACCTGGTAGCCCGTGCCCTCGGTGAACCCGGTGCCACAGCTCTGGTCGTAGCCCCAACCTACGGCGAATACGCCTACGCCTCACACCTGGCCGGCATGCGGGTGATCGAGATACGGAGCACCGTTGGCAACGGCTTCCAACCCGATCTCGCCGAACTCCTGCTCACCATCGAACGACTGCGTCCACGGCTGATCTGGCTGTGCTCCCCCAACAATCCCACCGGGGTCAATCTGTCGGTAACGACGATCACAGAACTGGCTCATACCTGCGCACTTCATCAAGGCTGGCTCATCCTCGACCGGGCCTATCTGGCGTTGGGTCGTGACGAGACCGGTCACGATCCACTCGACCACAACAGCCCGTCGCGCCTGATCCGTATCTACTCGCTCACCAAAAGCTATGCGGTTGCCGGCCTCCGCATTGGCTACATGATTGCCGATCCCGACGTGATAGCCGCAACTGCCCGCTTCCAACCGGCGTGGAGCGTGAGCAGTGCAGCGCAGGCTGCCGCCGCAGCGATGCTGCACGATACCGGCTTTCTTGCCACCACGCTCCCGGCGCTATGGGATGCCAGCAGCGAACTGGCCCAAAACCTGCGCCAGATCGGCCTGACCGTCTGGCGCGCCCATCTGCCGTTTATGCTTGTCCATTGCGACAATGCGGCACTGACCCGCCAGCAACTGCTGGTGCGCGGGTGCGTTGTGCGCGACTGTACATCGTTCGGGTTACCGGAATGGGTGCGGGTTGCGCCCCGACGCCCATCCGAGAATGCCCGGTTACTGGCAGCCTGGCGCGATGTCCACGCCAGAACTCAGGTATAA
- the cobA gene encoding uroporphyrinogen-III C-methyltransferase, whose translation MSGKAYLVGAGPGRADLITVRGLTVLRQADVVLYDRLIAAALLDEAPAHAERIFVGKRPGHHAFRQDGINETLVRLVREGLQVVRLKGGDPGVFAHVAEEAAALAAAGLPFEIVPGVSSALAVPLYAGIPLTWRGVATAFTVVSGHEATPHGCSGISWSLLAASPTVVVLMALGRLEQVCSALIAAGRNPDTPAALISRGATSQQATLRATLATLCDQQRLIQLPPPAVLVVGEVAALADRLAWYNPARSPGDAMLWEE comes from the coding sequence ATGAGCGGTAAAGCATACCTTGTCGGCGCCGGCCCCGGTCGCGCCGATCTGATCACAGTGCGTGGGTTGACGGTGTTGCGCCAGGCTGATGTCGTGCTCTACGACCGGCTGATCGCCGCTGCCCTGCTCGACGAAGCACCGGCTCACGCCGAACGCATCTTTGTCGGGAAAAGGCCAGGCCACCACGCCTTTCGTCAGGATGGGATCAACGAGACGCTGGTGCGCTTGGTGCGCGAAGGCTTACAGGTGGTGCGCTTGAAGGGTGGCGATCCCGGCGTCTTCGCCCACGTCGCCGAAGAAGCGGCTGCCCTGGCCGCCGCCGGTCTACCCTTCGAGATCGTTCCCGGCGTGTCATCGGCCCTGGCCGTTCCTCTGTACGCTGGCATTCCGCTGACGTGGCGCGGCGTAGCGACTGCCTTCACCGTTGTCTCCGGCCATGAAGCGACCCCACACGGTTGCAGCGGCATCAGTTGGTCACTCCTGGCCGCCTCGCCAACCGTGGTCGTACTGATGGCCCTCGGTCGGCTTGAACAGGTCTGTTCGGCCCTGATCGCTGCCGGACGCAATCCCGACACTCCGGCAGCACTGATCAGCCGGGGTGCCACATCCCAACAGGCAACCTTGCGGGCAACGCTGGCAACCCTTTGCGACCAGCAACGGCTGATCCAGCTCCCACCGCCCGCGGTGCTGGTGGTGGGAGAGGTTGCGGCGCTGGCAGATCGACTTGCCTGGTACAACCCTGCCCGATCTCCTGGCGACGCCATGCTGTGGGAAGAGTAG
- a CDS encoding cobyrinate a,c-diamide synthase, whose amino-acid sequence MQLPRLLLAAPMSGSGKTTLTAGLIGALRQRGLRIAPFKCGPDYIDPGYHALAAERPCHNLDSWLMPVDQIAGILARRSGDADLALIEGVMGLFDGYGTDDDTGSSAHIARLTATPVIIVLDARAMARTAAALVAGLRDFDRRLHIGGVILNRVGSPRHATIIQTAIEQTIGVPVLGYLERAEGLTLPERHLGLVPVAEPGHWQEWLTAVTNRIAATVDLDRLLAIARSAPPLTIPPLPTVTATDQSNRPVIAVARDEAFNFIYPDNLDLLEAAGARLAFFSPLHDRALPAATAAIYLCGGFPELYAAQLSANQSLRDAIRTAAASGMPVYAECGGLMYLTESLIDQHGQTFPMVGLLPGHSRMTRRLTLGYRTVVAQTDTWLWHAGETIRGHEFHYSVWEERPPTVTPLYTCLPDALRPQSATEGIVNGQTLASYIHLHFLSCPQAATRFVAAAGRYQTGQKEERYTNRGDAV is encoded by the coding sequence ATGCAGCTTCCCCGACTGTTGCTCGCCGCACCGATGAGCGGGAGCGGCAAAACGACGTTGACTGCCGGTTTGATTGGTGCCCTCCGGCAACGCGGCTTGCGGATTGCACCCTTCAAGTGCGGCCCGGACTATATCGACCCCGGTTACCATGCGCTGGCTGCTGAACGACCCTGCCACAACCTTGACTCCTGGCTGATGCCTGTCGATCAGATCGCCGGCATCCTGGCCCGCCGGAGTGGCGATGCCGATCTGGCGCTCATCGAAGGCGTCATGGGTCTCTTCGACGGCTACGGTACCGACGATGACACCGGCAGTAGTGCTCACATTGCCCGCTTGACGGCAACCCCGGTGATCATCGTGCTCGATGCCAGAGCGATGGCGCGCACGGCTGCCGCGCTGGTTGCCGGTCTGCGCGACTTCGACCGCCGGCTGCATATCGGCGGGGTCATTTTGAATCGAGTCGGTAGCCCACGCCACGCTACCATCATTCAGACGGCCATTGAACAGACGATTGGGGTGCCGGTGTTGGGGTACCTTGAACGGGCTGAAGGGTTGACATTACCCGAACGCCATCTGGGGCTGGTGCCGGTGGCCGAGCCTGGGCATTGGCAAGAGTGGTTAACTGCGGTCACCAACCGAATTGCGGCTACCGTCGATCTTGATCGTCTGCTCGCGATTGCCCGTAGCGCTCCGCCCCTTACCATCCCGCCGCTCCCGACCGTCACCGCAACCGATCAGAGCAACAGACCGGTCATCGCCGTGGCCCGCGACGAAGCCTTCAACTTTATCTATCCCGACAACCTCGACCTGCTGGAAGCTGCCGGTGCCCGCCTGGCCTTCTTCAGCCCCTTGCACGACAGGGCACTACCGGCAGCGACTGCCGCGATCTACCTGTGTGGTGGGTTTCCCGAACTCTACGCTGCGCAACTGAGTGCGAACCAATCTCTGCGTGACGCGATACGTACCGCAGCCGCAAGCGGCATGCCGGTATACGCCGAGTGCGGCGGACTGATGTACCTGACCGAATCTCTGATCGATCAGCACGGCCAGACCTTTCCAATGGTCGGTCTCTTGCCCGGTCACTCACGAATGACCCGCCGTCTGACCCTCGGCTACCGCACGGTCGTTGCCCAAACCGATACCTGGCTCTGGCACGCCGGCGAGACCATCCGCGGCCACGAGTTTCACTACTCGGTGTGGGAAGAGCGTCCGCCAACTGTCACTCCCCTCTACACCTGTCTGCCCGACGCTTTGCGACCACAATCCGCAACGGAAGGCATTGTCAATGGTCAAACCCTGGCGTCGTACATTCATCTGCACTTTCTGAGCTGCCCACAGGCGGCGACGCGATTCGTGGCGGCGGCAGGCCGGTATCAGACCGGCCAGAAGGAAGAGCGATATACCAACCGGGGAGATGCTGTATGA